Proteins found in one Aquibium microcysteis genomic segment:
- a CDS encoding NADH-quinone oxidoreductase subunit D, producing MTEHNVRNFNINFGPQHPAAHGVLRLVLELDGEVVTRVDPHIGLLHRGTEKLIEQKTFLQAVPYFDRLDYVAPMNQEHAFALATERLLGIDVPIRGQLIRVLYSEIGRILSHLLNVTTQALDIGALTPPLWGFEEREKLMVFYERASGARMHAAYFRPGGVHQDIPDSLVEDIGKWIDPFLQTVKDLDDLLTENRIFKQRNVDIGVVSLEDAWAWGFSGVMVRGSGARWDLRKSQPYECYSEMDFQIPIGKNGDCYDRYLIRMEEMRQSAAIMRQCVNRLLSTERTGPVSNTDGKVVPPKRGAMKRSMESLIHHFKLYTEGYRVPAGEVYAAVEAPKGEFGVYLVSDGTNKPYRCKLRAPGFAHLQAMDFMCRGHMLADVSAVLGSLDIVFGEVDR from the coding sequence ATGACCGAGCACAACGTACGCAACTTCAACATCAACTTCGGCCCGCAGCATCCGGCCGCACACGGCGTGCTGCGTCTGGTGCTGGAGCTCGACGGCGAGGTGGTGACGCGCGTCGATCCGCATATCGGGCTGCTTCACCGCGGCACGGAGAAGCTGATCGAACAGAAGACCTTCCTGCAGGCGGTGCCTTATTTCGACCGGCTGGACTATGTCGCGCCGATGAACCAGGAGCACGCCTTCGCGCTGGCCACCGAGCGGCTGCTCGGCATCGATGTGCCGATCCGCGGCCAGCTGATCCGGGTGCTCTATTCCGAGATCGGCCGCATCCTGTCGCATCTGCTCAACGTGACCACGCAGGCGCTCGACATCGGCGCGCTGACGCCGCCGCTGTGGGGCTTCGAGGAACGCGAGAAGCTGATGGTGTTCTACGAGCGGGCGTCGGGTGCGCGCATGCATGCGGCCTATTTCCGTCCGGGCGGGGTGCACCAGGACATTCCCGACAGCCTGGTCGAGGACATCGGCAAGTGGATCGACCCGTTCCTGCAGACGGTGAAGGACCTCGACGATCTTCTGACCGAGAACCGCATCTTCAAGCAGCGCAACGTCGACATCGGCGTCGTCAGCCTGGAGGACGCCTGGGCCTGGGGGTTCTCGGGCGTGATGGTGCGCGGCTCCGGCGCGCGCTGGGACCTGCGCAAGTCGCAGCCCTACGAATGCTATTCCGAAATGGACTTCCAGATCCCGATCGGAAAGAATGGCGACTGCTACGACCGCTATCTGATCCGCATGGAGGAGATGCGGCAGTCGGCGGCGATCATGCGGCAGTGCGTGAACCGGCTGCTTTCGACGGAACGAACCGGCCCGGTGTCGAACACCGACGGCAAGGTCGTGCCGCCGAAGCGCGGCGCCATGAAGCGCTCGATGGAATCGCTGATCCATCATTTCAAGCTCTACACCGAAGGCTACCGCGTGCCGGCCGGCGAGGTCTATGCCGCCGTCGAGGCACCGAAGGGCGAATTCGGCGTCTATCTCGTCTCCGACGGCACCAACAAGCCCTATCGCTGCAAACTGCGCGCGCCGGGCTTCGCGCATCTCCAGGCCATGGACTTCATGTGCC